Proteins from one Mixophyes fleayi isolate aMixFle1 chromosome 9, aMixFle1.hap1, whole genome shotgun sequence genomic window:
- the LOC142101232 gene encoding rho guanine nucleotide exchange factor 3-like isoform X1 yields MDSSEKSQDVDEEESEAWVIVQRERSFTTGSLSESSGLKRRKQGERTPAQVTEEKQEPSNKRVKPVTKTLSAASNPQVKVTPLKKLTLSIQRSIGCRNESRLFSFSPRTRNRDQAAAKKRSSKLWSETFDNAGEELSALEIKRQEVIFELMQGERTLIEDLNLVKKNYYEPMLKLAIMTQEELTQIFSILDTLPPLHRDLFDRLVRLRREDGTVEQVGPTMLEWLPCLHAYKAYCCNQVAAKALLDHKRRNPAVHNFLQLCQESAFSRKLDVWSFLDLPRSRLVKYPLLLKELLKHTMSEHPDQAPLTQAVCVIQNIISLINSKAGEAECEYYRKRLSYLYDSQKEDQVSLSRLLLCHGELKNNKGQRLHVFLFETVLVFTRLVTNNDQLQFQVYRQPIPLPELVLEDLLDGEVKVGGSIRGAFTPANDRAKNFFRVSFRDRSRGQSHTLQANDSFNKQQWVSSIRHAMVAGREQRAGPATPQETPCTLIDISDLSLSCHEDSDKMEDG; encoded by the exons ATGGACTCGAGTGAGAAATCCCAGGATGTCGACGAGGAAGAGAGCGAAGCTTG GGTTATTGTGCAGAGAGAACGTTCCTTCACCACTGGGTCCTTGTCGGAGAGCTCTGGG CTAAAGAGGAGGAAGCAAGGCGAGCGGACCCCTGCCCAGGTAACGGAGGAGAAG cagGAGCCCAGCAACAAGAGGGTTAAACCCGTCACCAAGACTTTGTCGGCGGCCAGCAACCCACAAGTGAAGGTCACCCCGCTGAAGAAACTCACCTTGTCCATCCAG CGCTCCATAGGCTGTCGGAATGAGAGCCGCCTGTTCAGCTTCTCCCCGCGGACTCGGAACCGGGATCAAGCGGCGGCGAAGAAGAGAAGCAGCAAATTGTGGAGCGAAACGTTTGATAACGCGGGGGAGGAACTGTCTGCTCTGGAGATCAAGCGGCAGGAG GTGATATTTGAGCTGATGCAGGGAGAACGCACGTTAATAGAAGATCTGAACCTGGTGAAGAAG AATTACTATGAGCCCATGTTGAAACTGGCCATCATGACTCAGGAGGAACTGACCCAGATCTTCAGCATCCTGGACACGCTGCCCCCGCTGCACCGAG ATCTCTTTGACCGTCTGGTCAGATTACGGCGTGAAGATGGCACCGTAGAGCAGGTGGGACCCACCATGTTGGAATGG CTTCCGTGTCTCCACGCCTACAAGGCCTATTGCTGCAACCAAGTAGCCGCCAAGGCCCTGTTGGACCACAAGAGGCGAAATCCGGCTGTGCACAACTTTCTTCAACTGTGCCAGGAATCCGCCTTCAGTCGTAAGCTGGACGTATGGAGCTTTCTGGACTTGCCCCGGAGCCGGCTTGTGAAGTACCCGTTGCTGCTGAAGGAGCTGTTGAAACACACAATGTCGGAGCACCCTGACCAAGCCCCATTGACCCAGGCT GTGTGTGTGATCCAGAACATCATTAGTCTGATCAACAGCAAAGCTGGGGAGGCTGAGTGTGAATATTACAGAAAGAGACTGTCCTATCTGTACGACAGCCAGAAGGAAGACCAGGTGTCTCTCTCGCGGCTCCTCCTCTGCCATGGGGAATTGAAGAACAACAAAGGCCAA AGGCTCCATGTCTTCCTGTTTGAGACCGTCCTGGTCTTCACGCGCCTTGTGACCAACAACGATCAGTTGCAGTTCCAGGTCTACCGCCAGCCCATTCCTCTTCCGGAGCTCGTGTTGGAGGACCTACTTGATGGAGAAGTAAAGGTTGGAGGCTCCATCCGAGGGGCCTTCACTCCGGCCAATGACAGAG CCAAAAACTTTTTCCGGGTCAGCTTCCGGGATCGATCCAGGGGACAGTCTCACACCTTGCAAGCCAATGATTCCTTCAACAAACAGCAATGGGTCAGCTCTATACGACATGCCATGGTGGCCGGCAGGGAGCAGAGGGCCGGTCCTGCCACGCCCCAGGAGACCCCCTGCACTCTGATTGACATTTCGGACCTAAGTTTGAGCTGCCACGAAGACAGTGACAAGATGGAGGATGGGTAG
- the VMA22 gene encoding vacuolar ATPase assembly protein VMA22 produces MAPAPEEKLSEVCHRLDQLVLRLLEDLETLQDKRERLNGLIEKGWFFLSQSRYSMGNKFVSSLQYKQDMVPSVCVQDSSAEDGTRSFHIEHTEPGQLDGMKKEEIPEVEEVGAADQVLRHRGTTETPKLPKTEKTEKPRPPTSHDPLRWFGVLVPQSLRQAQGTFRQGVVLATEVASLQSSIDETRKQYRALLVKKKQMQAQSG; encoded by the exons ATGGCTCCGGCTCCAGAAGAGAAGCTCAGCGAGGTCTGCCACAGGCTGGATCAGCTGGTCCTACGGCTTCTGGAAGACTTGGAGACTCTTCAGGACAAGAGGGAACGTCTCAACGGCCTCATTGAGAAG GGATGGTTCTTCCTCTCTCAGTCTCGATATTCTATGGGGAATAAGTTTGTGTCCTCTCTGCAGTACAAACAAGATATGGTGCCTTCTGTCTGTGTCCAGGACAG CTCTGCAGAGGATGGTACCAGGTCTTTTCATATAGAGCACACTGAGCCCGGTCAGCTCGACGGGATGAAAAAAGAGGAGATTCCAGAGGTAGAGGAGGTTGGAGCAGCGGATCAGG TGCTGAGACACAGAGGAACCACTGAGACCCCAAAACTCCCTAAAACAGAGAAAACGGAGAAGCCGCGACCGCCGACCTCTCATGACCCCCTGCGCTGGTTCGGAGTCCTGGTTCCTCAGAGCTTACGCCAAGCACAGGGCACTTTCCGCCAGG GTGTCGTCCTCGCTACGGAAgtggcctcactgcagagcaGCATCGACGAGACCCGCAAACAATACCGCGCTTTACTGGTCAAGAAAAAACAGATGCAAGCTCAGTCTGGCTGA
- the LOC142101232 gene encoding rho guanine nucleotide exchange factor 3-like isoform X2: protein MDSSEKSQDVDEEESEAWVIVQRERSFTTGSLSESSGLKRRKQGERTPAQVTEEKEPSNKRVKPVTKTLSAASNPQVKVTPLKKLTLSIQRSIGCRNESRLFSFSPRTRNRDQAAAKKRSSKLWSETFDNAGEELSALEIKRQEVIFELMQGERTLIEDLNLVKKNYYEPMLKLAIMTQEELTQIFSILDTLPPLHRDLFDRLVRLRREDGTVEQVGPTMLEWLPCLHAYKAYCCNQVAAKALLDHKRRNPAVHNFLQLCQESAFSRKLDVWSFLDLPRSRLVKYPLLLKELLKHTMSEHPDQAPLTQAVCVIQNIISLINSKAGEAECEYYRKRLSYLYDSQKEDQVSLSRLLLCHGELKNNKGQRLHVFLFETVLVFTRLVTNNDQLQFQVYRQPIPLPELVLEDLLDGEVKVGGSIRGAFTPANDRAKNFFRVSFRDRSRGQSHTLQANDSFNKQQWVSSIRHAMVAGREQRAGPATPQETPCTLIDISDLSLSCHEDSDKMEDG from the exons ATGGACTCGAGTGAGAAATCCCAGGATGTCGACGAGGAAGAGAGCGAAGCTTG GGTTATTGTGCAGAGAGAACGTTCCTTCACCACTGGGTCCTTGTCGGAGAGCTCTGGG CTAAAGAGGAGGAAGCAAGGCGAGCGGACCCCTGCCCAGGTAACGGAGGAGAAG GAGCCCAGCAACAAGAGGGTTAAACCCGTCACCAAGACTTTGTCGGCGGCCAGCAACCCACAAGTGAAGGTCACCCCGCTGAAGAAACTCACCTTGTCCATCCAG CGCTCCATAGGCTGTCGGAATGAGAGCCGCCTGTTCAGCTTCTCCCCGCGGACTCGGAACCGGGATCAAGCGGCGGCGAAGAAGAGAAGCAGCAAATTGTGGAGCGAAACGTTTGATAACGCGGGGGAGGAACTGTCTGCTCTGGAGATCAAGCGGCAGGAG GTGATATTTGAGCTGATGCAGGGAGAACGCACGTTAATAGAAGATCTGAACCTGGTGAAGAAG AATTACTATGAGCCCATGTTGAAACTGGCCATCATGACTCAGGAGGAACTGACCCAGATCTTCAGCATCCTGGACACGCTGCCCCCGCTGCACCGAG ATCTCTTTGACCGTCTGGTCAGATTACGGCGTGAAGATGGCACCGTAGAGCAGGTGGGACCCACCATGTTGGAATGG CTTCCGTGTCTCCACGCCTACAAGGCCTATTGCTGCAACCAAGTAGCCGCCAAGGCCCTGTTGGACCACAAGAGGCGAAATCCGGCTGTGCACAACTTTCTTCAACTGTGCCAGGAATCCGCCTTCAGTCGTAAGCTGGACGTATGGAGCTTTCTGGACTTGCCCCGGAGCCGGCTTGTGAAGTACCCGTTGCTGCTGAAGGAGCTGTTGAAACACACAATGTCGGAGCACCCTGACCAAGCCCCATTGACCCAGGCT GTGTGTGTGATCCAGAACATCATTAGTCTGATCAACAGCAAAGCTGGGGAGGCTGAGTGTGAATATTACAGAAAGAGACTGTCCTATCTGTACGACAGCCAGAAGGAAGACCAGGTGTCTCTCTCGCGGCTCCTCCTCTGCCATGGGGAATTGAAGAACAACAAAGGCCAA AGGCTCCATGTCTTCCTGTTTGAGACCGTCCTGGTCTTCACGCGCCTTGTGACCAACAACGATCAGTTGCAGTTCCAGGTCTACCGCCAGCCCATTCCTCTTCCGGAGCTCGTGTTGGAGGACCTACTTGATGGAGAAGTAAAGGTTGGAGGCTCCATCCGAGGGGCCTTCACTCCGGCCAATGACAGAG CCAAAAACTTTTTCCGGGTCAGCTTCCGGGATCGATCCAGGGGACAGTCTCACACCTTGCAAGCCAATGATTCCTTCAACAAACAGCAATGGGTCAGCTCTATACGACATGCCATGGTGGCCGGCAGGGAGCAGAGGGCCGGTCCTGCCACGCCCCAGGAGACCCCCTGCACTCTGATTGACATTTCGGACCTAAGTTTGAGCTGCCACGAAGACAGTGACAAGATGGAGGATGGGTAG